Proteins encoded by one window of Amaranthus tricolor cultivar Red isolate AtriRed21 chromosome 4, ASM2621246v1, whole genome shotgun sequence:
- the LOC130810014 gene encoding uncharacterized protein LOC130810014, producing MAPFLVGPPSIQTIEPTTTATTGNPFMDLMVTNFNSANSHPPLMGRTENNSATYLSTGNPCLDFFFHIVPDTPSESLINRLDLAWSYNPLTTLKLMCNLRGVRGTGKSNKNGFYTAALWLHKNHPKTLASNLQSFAQFGYFKDFPEILFRVMGLTRVPKMKSVVKSSRIFGSIRKSKQKKGKKATKSGKEARIKASVAMQEVEKQVAGQLRHSKKAEMAKTALERYTRDSDYRLLHDKVSDLFTEFLRSDLEFLNSGNLNKISLAAKWCPSLDSSFDRATLLCEAIARKLFPREKHEEYSGVEEAHYAYRVRDRLRKDVLVPLRRALELPEVFMSANRWNELPYNRVPSVAMKTYKEIFLKHDEERFNGFLEKVKSGEAKIAAGAVLPHEIISSLKDPDGGVVAELQWKRMVDDMLKEGKLNNCISVCDVSGSMSGTPMEVCIALGLLLSELCKNPWKGKVITFSENPELHLIEGNDLRSKTEFVRRMDWGMNTNFQKVFDLILGVAVQGKLAGDQMIKKVFVFSDMEFDQASSNPWETDYEVIKRKFKENGYGDYVPEMVFWNLRDSRATPVPKNQQGVGLVSGFSKNMMKLFLGGKQDELNPEAIMEAAIYGEEYSKLVILD from the coding sequence ATGGCTCCTTTTCTCGTCGGACCTCCATCAATTCAAACAATCGAACCCACCACCACAGCAACCACCGGGAATCCATTCATGGATCTCATGGTAACCAATTTCAACAGTGCCAATTCCCATCCACCATTAATGGGTCGCACCGAAAACAACTCCGCCACTTATCTCTCTACCGGAAACCCTTGTTTAGACTTTTTCTTCCATATCGTTCCTGATACTCCTTCTGAATCATTGATCAATCGTCTTGATCTTGCTTGGTCTTACAACCCTTTAACCACCCTCAAATTAATGTGTAATCTTCGTGGTGTTAGAGGTACCGGAAAATCTAATAAAAATGGGTTTTATACTGCTGCTCTTTGGCTTCACAAAAATCACCCTAAAACTCTTGCTTCTAATCTACAGAGTTTTGCTCAATTTGGATATTTCAAAGATTTCCCTGAAATCTTGTTTAGGGTTATGGGTTTAACCCGTGTACCCAAAATGAAATCAGTTGTTAAATCATCACGTATTTTTGGATCTataaggaaatccaagcaaaagaagggaaaaaaagCGACGAAATCTGGGAAAGAAGCAAGGATTAAAGCGTCTGTAGCGATGCAAGAGGTGGAAAAACAAGTTGCCGGTCAACTTCGTCATTCCAAGAAAGCAGAAATGGCGAAAACTGCTTTGGAAAGGTATACTCGTGACTCTGATTACCGGTTGCTTCATGATAAGGTGTCGGATCTTTTTACGGAGTTTTTGAGATCCGATTTGGAATTCTTGAATTCTGGAAATCTCAATAAGATCAGTCTCGCTGCAAAATGGTGTCCATCCTTGGATTCCTCGTTTGATCGTGCTACTCTTCTCTGTGAAGCCATTGCTAGGAAGTTATTTCCTAGGGAGAAGCACGAGGAATATTCCGGTGTGGAGGAAGCACACTATGCTTACCGTGTTCGTGATCGTCTTCGTAAGGATGTTTTGGTGCCTCTACGCCGTGCATTGGAGCTTCCAGAAGTTTTCATGTCTGCAAATCGTTGGAATGAGTTGCCTTACAATCGAGTTCCCTCAGTTGCCATGAAAACTTACAAGGAAATATTCTTAAAACATGATGAAGAAAGGTTTAATGGTTTTCTCGAGAAGGTTAAATCCGGTGAAGCAAAAATAGCAGCCGGAGCTGTTCTTCCCCACGAGATAATCTCCTCACTGAAAGACCCTGATGGCGGAGTAGTTGCAGAGCTTCAATGGAAGAGAATGGTGGACGACATGTTAAAAGAAGGTAAACTGAACAATTGCATTAGTGTTTGTGATGTTTCTGGGTCAATGTCAGGTACTCCAATGGAGGTTTGTATAGCACTTGGGTTATTATTATCTGAGCTATGTAAAAATCCATGGAAAGGGAAGGTGATAACATTTAGTGAAAACCCAGAACTCCATTTGATTGAAGGAAACGATTTGAGATCAAAAACAGAATTTGTAAGAAGAATGGATTGGGGGATGAACACAAATTTTCAGAAAGTGTTTGATTTGATTCTTGGAGTTGCAGTACAGGGGAAACTTGCAGGGGATCAGATGATTAAGAAGGTGTTTGTGTTTAGTGATATGGAGTTTGATCAAGCTTCGAGTAATCCATGGGAGACTGATTATGAGGTGATAAAGAGGAAGTTTAAGGAGAATGGGTATGGTGATTATGTACCAGAGATGGTGTTCTGGAATCTTCGAGACTCGAGGGCGACTCCAGTGCCGAAAAATCAGCAAGGAGTAGGGCTTGTGAGTGGATTCTCTAAGAATATGATGAAGTTGTTTTTGGGTGGGAAGCAGGATGAGCTTAATCCAGAAGCTATAATGGAGGCTGCCATTTATGGGGAAGAGTACAGTAAACTGGTTATTTTGGACTGA